The genomic segment TGCTATGGTGAGGTGTGTCAGCAATGACGGATGTGGAGGCGACCTATGAGGACTTCATCGCCTCTCGACGGTCCGGCCGCAGGAACGCCATACATGACATACCAGCGGGCTCTGGAGAGCAGGGACCCGCTGACCTGTCGCAGAGTCT from the Thunnus albacares chromosome 21, fThuAlb1.1, whole genome shotgun sequence genome contains:
- the pkia gene encoding cAMP-dependent protein kinase inhibitor alpha — protein: MTDVEATYEDFIASRRSGRRNAIHDIPAGSGEQGPADLSQSLAQLNINKSGDEGEDAEKNKSSPAKEEATQAGGS